From the Kazachstania africana CBS 2517 chromosome 12, complete genome genome, the window tttataatagCTTTGGTCGCCTCTTTTCATTTGGCTTGaaagtatataaaaataaagtcACTTAGTTAATTagccttcttcttgttaTTCTTCTATTTAATTCCCCTGATTCCTCAAGTGACTAGTCTCAATTCCGTTAGGATCTCATCAGATTATTACCTCGTCgtccaaaaaaaaaggaagataTAGTACCGGCTGATCcaagaataaataatagtaaACATTGTTTGGAACTCAATCGTGGAAAtaaggaaaaaagaaaataagaacCATTAAAAGAACGTGATCTGAAACTAATAGGTAATAGCACAAACTCTAAAAGATATACCgatctttctcttctctattttttttcaattcaagGGATTTAAAACACGTAAAAATTTGTATAATCAAGAGTATTTAGCTTCATTTTACACTAGCACCTACATCAACTTCCCTGGGCAACACACCAACAATGGATATCGAACCAACTTTTAAAGGCTATatggaagatgaaaatgatgctttattaattcttcaagcAATCTTAAATGGGAAATTAAGGCATATACCAAGAAGACCTTACGAGATTGAAAGACCTTATCTTATCGTATCAGGtaatatatttgtattcaTTGAGGAAATTTCAGGTATAAAAAGATGGACAGATGGTGTTTCGTGGTCCCCATCAAGAATTTCTGGTAAATTCTTGATATACAAAGAATTGGATAAAGATAATCCAAGCTCATCATCctcaaaaaagaaaagcaatTCGAGAATAAAATTGCCACCTTTGGTTTCTCCAAGTCCAAATCAACAAAACGGTAATGATCATTCGTCATCTGCACCACAAGGCATCTTAAATTCTGACATAAATGACCCATCCGTCTCGACTCTAAGATCAGTTCACCCACTTAAGTACACTGGTTTGGTGAAAAAAActatttcaataactttGAAACGTTTGCCATACAGTtattatgaaaatttccaCATTGTCTCTTATTATACTGTAGAAGATGTCAAACAAAACAGACTTATCACTCCGAAGGATTCACTTTTCTTTAGGGACGTCAGACCATGTCCTGAACTGATAACGGCAATGGAAAATGCAACCCTCGGTAACTCTAAAGGTCATTCAAAGACTAATTCGATAACTCCTCCTATATCTAACGCAGATAGTATGGATATGGCGACTATGGATAGTCGGAATACACAACCCCACATGAATCATTACAACAACTTTAATACATCACAAAATCAATCTCAGTCTAATAATAAGTTCGGTTTAGGAAATTCGAGGAATTCTAtgattaaaaatgaagattatTCCTCTACGACAGGGATACAGCACGGTATCATTAACTATCCCTCTCAAAGTAGCAGATATCAAGTCAGTCAAAGTGCTCTTCCATCCACCAATTCCTCATTTACAAACAGTTTTGTATATGCTAATGGGAATTCATTCATGAATTCGGATTATGtgcaacaacaacagcaacaacagcaaaTGCCTGGATCGCTACAATCATCAAGTACCTATCCTTATTATTATTCGATGCCTCAGTCTGGAACTGCCCCAAATACTGTTAGTGGCGGACATGGTTCTAATTTATTTCCTTCCAGCTATTTTTCCCAGAATGAACAACGGTCAACATCAGCATCAACTGTCCCGTATAATAGCGGGACTTATCCTGTTTATCCAGTAAGCATGAATACGTATAATGGAAATACTGTAAATTACAATAGAAATAACGGTACTGTCTCTGGCACAACTGGCGATAGTAACAATAGCAACAATACTAGTTCCTCTCCTTCAATCCCAACGCCATTGAGCGTTACAAATAAGAATAGCATGCTTGATGGTATTGCTACACCTGTCACTCATCAAGGGGTGTCCTTAGCCTCTAACCAGTCCCATCCATTACAACAGCAGTATCAATATGGAAGTAATTCACACTCAAACTTTTCCAATACAGGACCCAATAcatatcaatatcaaacTCAATATCAACCGCAATATCAACATCAGAATGTATCATCTAGTAACCCTTCATCCAATATTCCTTATGCATACaataattcatcatatGGCAATTCAAGCACCAATACAATCAGTGGTATGCTGAATAtgaatagtaataataataatattacagGCAGCAATAGTAGTATTCATCAAAACGCTGCTAACCATTCCTCATCTGTTTCATCAAGTCTGAATAATACTGATTCCAAAATAGCAACTTTACAAAGTACGCCGAATGCGGCTTCTGCTATAAACTTGAATAATAGAAGGGGGACTTATAATCAAGTGTAAAATGAGCAATAAATGCACCATCTTGATAgtgtaaatatataaaagtaTACATAAAttggaaagaaaataatcaTTTCTCAAGATGTGGTTTGTGAGCAATGATGTTTTACTAGTTACGGGCATGCTAGTGTGTTATTTTCCTTTAACCTTTTATTCTATTAAAAGGTCAACCTTTGAACGCTTTGCAACAACACTCAGAATAAAGTTAAGGAATATTCAGTGTACTGATATTACCCAAGCGGAGCAATTTGTTGATGCCGTTCGATTTTGACTTTATCTTCTGAATCGTATTTCACGAACTTTTTCCGAAGATGGCGTACATTAATAATCAGATACTATGAGCTATTGGGCATATATAACGTGTGAATGAAGTTTTAGCATTTAAATGCtatacaaatataaatgGGATTTTGGTCAATTATAGGTTAAAATAGttatattttcaagatGGACGAGGAAGAAGGCCCTGCAAAATCATTAGAGGGCGTGAAGCATATTATCCTGATCCTATCAGGAAAAGGTGGTGTCGGGAAAAGTTCTATAACCACACAAACAGCTCTATCACTATGTAAGCTTGGGTACAGAGTCGGTGTTCTAGATATTGATCTTACAGGCCCTTCCCTGCCAAGAATGTTTGGTATAGAAAATAGCTCAATTTACCAAGGTTCAGAGGGATGGATACCGGTAAAGGTAGAAACCAATGGAATCGGGTCATTATATGTAATGTCTCTTGGATTTTTGATAGGAGATAGAGGGGACAGTGTCATTTGGAGAGgcccaaaaaaaacagcTATGATTAAACAGTTTATGAATGACGTTTCATGGGGTGAGGTGGACTACTTATTAATTGACACTCCTCCAGGTACGTCAGACGAACACATATCGATTGCAGAACAGTTAAGATGGTCGGAACCTGATGGCGCAATAGTGGTCACTACACCACAAGGTGTTGCCGCCGCAGATGTGAAGAAAGAGTTAAATTTCTGTAAGAAGGTTGCCCTTCGAGTCCTCGGAGTAGTTGAAAATATGTCAGGATTTATTTGCCCCCATTGTTCAGAATGTACTAGTATTTTTTCCAGTGGCGGTGGTAAAATTTTGGCAGACGAGTTTTCTGTTCCATATCTGGGAAATATACCAATTGATCCTACTTTTGTAGAAATGATCGAAAATCAAGCTAATGCTAAAGAGACTTTGGTGGAAGCTTACAGTAAGTCAGAGCTATATCCATTATAcaaagaaataatgaaaaatatccTGGATAGAAATTTGCCTTCAAGGATTTGAGCATGAGGTTTATGAATTATGCCAAATGGTAATATActtctttatataataaactTTAATTAGATTCTCTCAAGCTTTTTATACTTATCTTATCAGTTGCTGTCACTGTCTCAAATGAAATGGCGGTGGAAGGCTCTATTTTTCTCAATGAAGATAAGATAAAAGTTGGCTTAACTTTTTTCGTACTGTGCATTGACGGCACAATTGTTCTAGTTGCAGACTGTTGTTCAGTCGATGCATATTGTAGTATCTCGGATGAAGGTTCACTGGTAGCAGAGCTTGGAGTTAGGTTAGTAATTTGCTCAAACTTTTCAGGATGGGCTTGGGACAGAAGTTTAAATAATAGCGGATAATGTTCCCTGTTGATGGAATTTGCGTTAAATAATTGATCTGTTACGGGAAGATTTGAGTCTATTTCATCGATATCGactaaaatttttttaagCAGCTCATTTATATTGTCAACTTCATTACTTATTTGTAGTACACCTCGTTTCTGCTCTAGTAATGCTCTAAGGTTACCTTCCGTATCATAAGCTCTAGACCTTACTTTGATCAGTTTCTTATAGGAGTTTCGTACCTTTCTATcagatgattttgatttggatTCTAAGGCCTCTGCTTGTTTGATTTCAGCGGCTATATCACTTTTAATtaccttttcaatatttagCAAGTCGGCCTTAACGTCGTTGAATTCCTTTTTCACTTTATCGAAGATAGAAGCTAGCGTAGCTTCGCTACTGCCTGGTAAGGCTTTGATCTTGATCAATTCCTCATATGCACTGCATTTGGATATCAATGTAAATTGTTTATTCATCTTCTCTTGTTGCACATggtttttgttttattaaATGGACATCATTTCTAAATAAGCTTATATTGTTTTTTATGTCTCGCTCAAGTTTACTATAACAAACTAAACATTAAAGAAACCGCAGTTAGTACTAAAACTTTAACagaatatttctttgaaaaaacatAAGTTAAAATATTATGGTGATCATTGGAATCAATCTCCTCTCACAATCTTATAGAAAAACGATCTAATTACCATATATATTTGCAACACATATTCAAATCATAACTATTCGTGGAACTTCTTCAATACATAATCCAAGAAACAGCTCAAACAAGAAAAGCTACACAAAGTTTACGATTTATAGTATGTCCACTGTCAAAGGTATATAACTCTAGTCTCAGTACACATATGTAgatagaaaatattgtaacACAGatcattgaagataataagAAGACACTAGCAATATTAAGTTCCAAATTACCTAACGGATCGTAAATTTTGCAGATTTTGATATAGGATATCGACAGTTTACTACCATCCCTCAAGGTCAACGCCCTTCTGTGCTGATACAATACAGTCTGGCAGATAGTTGGAGGTTTTTTTACTCTTTGCAAGTAATTAACACCTCACGACTGCATTTAAGTACGGCCCATTCAACGTCTACTGCCAAGGTGCATCCTCACGTGCACAATAGACAGAGAAGACTCTGTCTATTCTTGGTTGAAGCAAAGATTTTACCATTGATTATGTCATGTCAGTCACTTTTCAgtattaattttgaaaagcaAGGCGTGAAAAAAAGAGGTTCTTGAATATGAGAGAGCACATCTAAAATATATCAGAATCGTCGAACAGATCAGAAGATGGATCAAGTTAATAATGGTATGTCATGGAAACACATTGTAAATGATTAACTGGAGACAAATCCAAATACTAACTAAGAGCTCAAAACCCGTTAAGGATTGAGCTTCTAGTAGCTTTTCAAGTAAAATACAATGAATACAAGCAAATACTAGAGGACCTACAGGCAAAGATCATTGAGCTAGGGCATGATAAGGATGAGCATGATATTGTCCTGGATACATTAGAAAAGACAGATCCAGAAAGGAAATGTTACAGAATGGTTGGTGGTGCATTAGTTGAAAGCGACGTTGCCACAACGAAGCCAATTTTaatcaaaaagaaacaaagtTTAGAAGAagctatttcaaatatgagATCAGAATTGGTTAAAATTgctaatgaatttgataaatggAAAAAAGACAACAAGATACAAGTGATCACTCAATGAAAGtacatttttgaataagattaatatgtacatatatatttaccTATTTATCAGTAGCATATGGGgttatttgaattttttctaattagttttcttttcaactttAACCTTCTTTGTTACAATTGGCGTTgagatgaagaaaaaagtaaataaaataaaagataaGATAACACCGTAGATCGATGTTAAATAAACCCATGCGTTGGTGATAGTGAAAGATCTTGGATATTCATCATTTGCTAAGTGACGAACAGCCTTAACATCTGATTCTTCGACAAAAGATAGTCCTCTTCTCTTATACGAggttaaaaatttgaacatACCATGTTGATTTGGCAATTTGAATTCACCAGTAGTATAGTATTGAGCTGTCTTAGACTTTCTAGATtgtatcaaatttatacGGTAGTATGGAtcaacttttttcaattcgaATTGAATATCTTGAGTTTGATATGGTTTCCAATTTTCACCATCCCATTCAGATAAGCCGATCTCATAAAcaacatcatcatttattttatatttgaCTTCATCGTATGTAACACCATCAACATGTGAGTGTGTGAAGCCAACTGATTTAATTACTGATTTCTCATTGAAAGCCCATTTGATTAATTCAGTGATAAAATCttgatttattttgaaattcttgtTAAGAAAAAAGTCATTGCTACCAATCCAAAGGGAACGTGCGTTGTGAAGAGTTTGGAAACCTGCGACCAAATACCCTTCTGAACCAATTGTCCACGAGGCAGTAGTATCAGATTTACCCTTTGTTAAGGAAGTCTTCGAAGCCTTTAAAATTGGAATAACTTGATCACGATCGGCCAAAAGAGCTGCAGAAGATTTGCCAAATTCGAAAGTAGTCTCCCCATTAACAGTGTAAACGTaatcatttaataaattattagatgatGTTTTAGTgtcatcaatttcttgttttttgTTAGAATGGAAGTaatctatcaatttttgatcttttgGAGATGGATAAATCCccaattgattcaaatataaaCGAACAGAATCTGGTGCAGCATTTGGTGCCGTTACTGAGATAATATTACCACcatcttcaataaattttaataatctCTTTGCAGGAGtatatttattcaaatgtttACCCTTAACAGGTAGGATAATTAAATTATCGTACAATCTGTTTTCGTTTTGGAATAAATCCACAGTAGTATTAGCATTTGACACGTCTAAAGTAGTCAATTCATATGAACGCTCATTTAacaattggaagaaattagaaTAATCGTCTACAGAACTTATTCTTTCATCGTAGAGCACTAAAGTTCTGTCACCTGACAAACTCTTTGACTTGATacaattgaataaagaaagaaataggATTAGATATAGACTAAGCATCCTTTTTATACGTTTTGATGTTCTTCTATTGGCTCAATTACCCTTCAAAATttaggaaaagaaaataacaaaaacaaCGACAATTAATCAAATCTAGTTGAGTACCAGTAGAATATAAGTATAAATGCCTGTACCAGGATTAAAGGTGTATGACCTCAAGTTTAGGTCCATCATAAAGTCAACGTGTTAATTTTCCACAATGTCTAACACGTCAAAAAGTTCATTTGCTAGAAGATCGTTCCTAACGGAAAGAACATATATTATAGGTGACATGGGCAAAACTTACAAAACATGTAGACGATTACCACCAATAAGTTTGTAATGCTAAATGGAAATGGACCATTCCATAGTAGAG encodes:
- the KAFR0L00610 gene encoding Gti1/Pac2 family protein (similar to Saccharomyces cerevisiae YEL007W; ancestral locus Anc_7.132) encodes the protein MDIEPTFKGYMEDENDALLILQAILNGKLRHIPRRPYEIERPYLIVSGNIFVFIEEISGIKRWTDGVSWSPSRISGKFLIYKELDKDNPSSSSSKKKSNSRIKLPPLVSPSPNQQNGNDHSSSAPQGILNSDINDPSVSTLRSVHPLKYTGLVKKTISITLKRLPYSYYENFHIVSYYTVEDVKQNRLITPKDSLFFRDVRPCPELITAMENATLGNSKGHSKTNSITPPISNADSMDMATMDSRNTQPHMNHYNNFNTSQNQSQSNNKFGLGNSRNSMIKNEDYSSTTGIQHGIINYPSQSSRYQVSQSALPSTNSSFTNSFVYANGNSFMNSDYVQQQQQQQQMPGSLQSSSTYPYYYSMPQSGTAPNTVSGGHGSNLFPSSYFSQNEQRSTSASTVPYNSGTYPVYPVSMNTYNGNTVNYNRNNGTVSGTTGDSNNSNNTSSSPSIPTPLSVTNKNSMLDGIATPVTHQGVSLASNQSHPLQQQYQYGSNSHSNFSNTGPNTYQYQTQYQPQYQHQNVSSSNPSSNIPYAYNNSSYGNSSTNTISGMLNMNSNNNNITGSNSSIHQNAANHSSSVSSSLNNTDSKIATLQSTPNAASAINLNNRRGTYNQV
- the CFD1 gene encoding iron-sulfur cluster assembly protein CFD1 (similar to Saccharomyces cerevisiae CFD1 (YIL003W); ancestral locus Anc_7.136), which translates into the protein MDEEEGPAKSLEGVKHIILILSGKGGVGKSSITTQTALSLCKLGYRVGVLDIDLTGPSLPRMFGIENSSIYQGSEGWIPVKVETNGIGSLYVMSLGFLIGDRGDSVIWRGPKKTAMIKQFMNDVSWGEVDYLLIDTPPGTSDEHISIAEQLRWSEPDGAIVVTTPQGVAAADVKKELNFCKKVALRVLGVVENMSGFICPHCSECTSIFSSGGGKILADEFSVPYLGNIPIDPTFVEMIENQANAKETLVEAYSKSELYPLYKEIMKNILDRNLPSRI
- the GIM4 gene encoding tubulin-binding prefolding complex subunit GIM4 (similar to Saccharomyces cerevisiae GIM4 (YEL003W); ancestral locus Anc_7.139) — encoded protein: MDQVNNAFQVKYNEYKQILEDLQAKIIELGHDKDEHDIVLDTLEKTDPERKCYRMVGGALVESDVATTKPILIKKKQSLEEAISNMRSELVKIANEFDKWKKDNKIQVITQ
- the VAB2 gene encoding Vab2p (similar to Saccharomyces cerevisiae VAB2 (YEL005C); ancestral locus Anc_7.137), with translation MNKQFTLISKCSAYEELIKIKALPGSSEATLASIFDKVKKEFNDVKADLLNIEKVIKSDIAAEIKQAEALESKSKSSDRKVRNSYKKLIKVRSRAYDTEGNLRALLEQKRGVLQISNEVDNINELLKKILVDIDEIDSNLPVTDQLFNANSINREHYPLLFKLLSQAHPEKFEQITNLTPSSATSEPSSEILQYASTEQQSATRTIVPSMHSTKKVKPTFILSSLRKIEPSTAISFETVTATDKISIKSLRESN
- the WBP1 gene encoding dolichyl-diphosphooligosaccharide-protein glycotransferase (similar to Saccharomyces cerevisiae WBP1 (YEL002C); ancestral locus Anc_7.140) codes for the protein MLSLYLILFLSLFNCIKSKSLSGDRTLVLYDERISSVDDYSNFFQLLNERSYELTTLDVSNANTTVDLFQNENRLYDNLIILPVKGKHLNKYTPAKRLLKFIEDGGNIISVTAPNAAPDSVRLYLNQLGIYPSPKDQKLIDYFHSNKKQEIDDTKTSSNNLLNDYVYTVNGETTFEFGKSSAALLADRDQVIPILKASKTSLTKGKSDTTASWTIGSEGYLVAGFQTLHNARSLWIGSNDFFLNKNFKINQDFITELIKWAFNEKSVIKSVGFTHSHVDGVTYDEVKYKINDDVVYEIGLSEWDGENWKPYQTQDIQFELKKVDPYYRINLIQSRKSKTAQYYTTGEFKLPNQHGMFKFLTSYKRRGLSFVEESDVKAVRHLANDEYPRSFTITNAWVYLTSIYGVILSFILFTFFFISTPIVTKKVKVEKKTN